Proteins encoded together in one Sylvia atricapilla isolate bSylAtr1 chromosome 2, bSylAtr1.pri, whole genome shotgun sequence window:
- the LOC136375164 gene encoding LOW QUALITY PROTEIN: lysozyme g-like (The sequence of the model RefSeq protein was modified relative to this genomic sequence to represent the inferred CDS: deleted 1 base in 1 codon): protein MLLHCSERYGNILNVDTTGALEATVKPDGLSCQHRRIGAPWDTEEHSAQDTEILYKMINPEKNPQLGQRNDTSEVEFCQFRNPSHHLCSCVSFTLIPGGLSAYNAGVNTVHTYHKMDVGKTHNYANDVDVRARFYKGDGH from the exons atGCTCTTACACTGTTCAGAGCGTTATGGGAATATACTG AATGTTGACACAACTGGAGCTTTGGAGGCAACTGTGAAACCAGATGGTCTGAGCTGT CAGCACCGTAGGATTGGTGCGCCATGGGACACTGAAGAGCACTCAGCACAAGACACAGAGATTTTATACAAGATgataaatccagaaaaaaatccccagcttGGACAAAGGAATGACACCTCAGAGGTTGAGTTTTGTCAGTTTCGAAACCCTTCACAT CACCTTTGCTCATGTGTTTCTTTCACCCTCATTCCAGGTGGGCTCTCAGCCTATAATGCAGGAGTTAACACTGTCCACACCTACCACAAAATGGATGTTGGCAAAACACACAACTATGCCAACGATGTGGATGTGAGAGCCAGGTTTTATAAGGGAGATGGACATTGA
- the MITD1 gene encoding MIT domain-containing protein 1, producing the protein MSRAGSDGYAALERAGAETVKRAVQLDVACRFQESLVCYQEGIDLLLQVVKATTDEAKKQRYRQKIKEYMTRAEDIKKHIEKEKQDGKYHKQIRIEENATGFGYEKLFHEYLTEIVSEVWVEDPYIRQVHQLYNFLRFCEMLVKGPCKVKTIHLLTSYDEGSGRSQQMTALEEIKQSLSNYGVTLNIDFSSSIHDREIRFNNGWMIKIGRGLDYFKKPQGRFSIGYCDFDLRPCHETTVDVFHTKHTKKM; encoded by the exons ATGTCGCGGGCGGGGAGCGATGGCTATGCCGCGCTGGAGCGGGCCGGGGCGGAGACGGTGAAGCGGGCGGTGCAGCTGGATGTGGCGTGCCGGTTCCAGGAGTCGCTGGTGTGTTACCAGGAGGGCATCgacctcctgctgcaggtggtgAAAG CCACGACAGATGAGGCGAAAAAGCAACGCTACCGGCAGAAGATAAAGGAGTACATGACCAGGGCCGAGGACATTAAAAAACACattgagaaagagaaacaag ATGGCAAATACCATAAGCAAATCAGGATAGAGGAAAATGCAACAGGTTTTGGCTATGAAAAGCTTTTCCACGAGTACCTCACTGAGATTGTTTCTGAAGTTTGGGTAGAGGACCCCTACATTCGGCAGGTTCATCAG TTGTATAACTTTCTACGATTCTGCGAGATGCTAGTTAAGGGGCCGTGCAAGGTGAAAACAATCCACCTCCTCACTTCCTATGATGAG GGTAGTGGGAGGAGTCAACAGATGACTGCcttggaagaaataaaacaatcatTGAGTAATTATGGGGTAACACTGAATATTGACTTCTCATCTTCAATACATGATCGAGAAATCAG ATTCAACAATGGGTGGATGATTAAGATTGGAAGGGGTCTTGATTATTTTAAGAAACCACAG GGTCGTTTCAGCATTGGATACTGTGACTTTGACTTGAGACCTTGTCATGAAACAACAGTGGATGTCTTTCACActaaacacacaaagaaaatgtga
- the MRPL30 gene encoding large ribosomal subunit protein uL30m — protein MAAAAGRAGLGLAGAGKVLGKRMEGMASPVWVRCLFTRSRIPDSVFQPRPEDHEKYGGNPEEPHKIHVITRIKSVVGRPYWEKKIIRDLGLDKAHQPRLHKNIPSVNSRLKVVKHLIRIQPLKLPHGLPTEEEVSSTFLTTRGELVIKKRLKPVEQKEIKS, from the exons atggcggcggcggcgggccgggcgggcCTGGGCCTTGCGGGCGCCGGGAAG GTGCTGGGCAAGAGGATGGAGGGGATGGCGTCCCCGGTGTGGGTTCGTTGTCTCTTTACCAGGTCGAGAATTCCAGACTCG GTATTTCAGCCACGGCCTGAAGATCATGAAAAGTATGGAGGTAACCCTGAGGAGCCCCACAAAATCCACGTTATTACCAGAATAAAAAGTGTCGTTGGTCGCCCGTATTGGGAAAAGAAGATAATACGTGATCTGGGACTGGATAAA GCACATCAGCCAAGACTGCACAAAAATATCCCTTCTGTGAATTCCAGACTGAAAGTTGTTAAACATCTCATAAG AATACAGCCACTGAAACTACCCCACGGGCTGCCAACAGAAGAGGAAGTGTCCAGCACCTTTCTGACAACCAGGGGAGAGCTTGTCATTAAAAAGCGCCTGAAACCtgtggagcagaaggaaattaaGTCATAA